From a region of the Tiliqua scincoides isolate rTilSci1 chromosome 4, rTilSci1.hap2, whole genome shotgun sequence genome:
- the RGS1 gene encoding regulator of G-protein signaling 1, producing MPWLFLWHTSSTEMKEDHEVAEGKEHKKKSKGGELKNYFMSFVPRLEPVGFKYSDSEDVTLSAKEVMQWSQSLEKLLATQYGQDAFREFLKSEFSDENIEFWLACEDYKKTEADHLPSKAEKIYKEFVQCDAIKQVNIDYHTRKSTAKKAQEPTPSSFDEAQKIVYVLMEKDSYPRFLKSRFYHSLLSKVQCNSLK from the exons ATGCCTTGGTTGTTCTTGTGGCATACCAGTTCGACTGAAATGAAGGAAGACCATGAGGttgcagaaggcaaggaacacaaAAAGAAGAGCAA GGGTGGAGAACTGAAAAACTATTTCATGTCTTTTGTGCCACGCTTGGAACCAGTAGGCTTCAAATATTCAGACTCAGAAGATGTCAC ACTTTCTGCAAAAGAAGTTATGCAATGGTCCCAGTCACTAGAAAAGCTTCTGGCAACCCAAT ATGGTCAAGATGCTTTCAGAGAATTCCTGAAATCAGAGTTCAGCGATGAAAACATTGAGTTTTGGCTGGCGTGTGAGGACTACAAGAAAACTGAAGCAGATCACTTACCCAGCAAAGCAGAGAAGATTTACAAGGAGTTTGTTCAGTGTGATGCTATAAAGCAG GTTAACATTGATTATCACACAAGAAAATCCACAGCTAAGAAGGCTCAAGAACCGACACCTTCAAGCTTTGACGAGGCCCAGAAAATTGTGTATGTACTGATGGAGAAAGACTCTTATCCTCGATTCCTCAAATCCAGATTCTACCATAGCTTGCTAAGCAAAGTTCAGTGCAACAGTCTCAAGTGA